From one Passer domesticus isolate bPasDom1 chromosome 15, bPasDom1.hap1, whole genome shotgun sequence genomic stretch:
- the PRPSAP2 gene encoding phosphoribosyl pyrophosphate synthase-associated protein 2 encodes MFCVPSTEFGAIMNITKGGLVLFSANSNSSCMELSKRIAERLGVEMGKVQVYQEPNRETRVQIQESVRGKDVFIIQTVSKDVNTTIMELLIMVYACKTSCAKSIIGVIPYFPYSKQCKMRKRGSIVSKLLASMMCKAGLTHLITMDLHQKEIQGFFNIPVDNLRASPFLLQYIQEEIPDYRNAVIVAKSPASAKRAQSFAERLRLGIAVIHGEAQDAESDMVDGRHSPPTAKYVAAIHPSLEIPMLIPKEKPPITVVGDVGGRIAIIVDDIIDDVDTFLAAAETLKERGAYKIFVMATHGLLSSDAPRLIEESAIDEVVVTNTIPHEIQKLQCPKIKTVDISMILSEAIRRIHNGESMSYLFRNIGVDD; translated from the exons ATGTTTTGTGTGCCATCAACTGAATTTGGGGCCATCATGAATATCACCAAGGGTGGGCTGGTGCTGTTCTCAGCCAATTCCAATTCCTCGTGCATGGAACTCTCCAAGAGGATTGCTGA GCGCCTGGGAGTTGAGATGGGGAAGGTTCAGGTTTATCAAGAGCCAAACAGAG AAACACGAGTGCAGATTCAGGAGTCTGTGAGAGGAAAGGATGTGTTTATCATCCAAACAGTTTCAAA GGATGTGAATACCACGATCATGGAGCTCCTGATCATGGTGTATGCATGTAAAACCTCCTGTGCCAAAAGCATTATTGGAGTGATTCCTTACTTCCCCTACAGCAAACAGTGCAAGATGAGGAAAAGGGGCTCCATTGTCTCCAAATTGCTGGCCTCCATGATGTGCAAAGCTG gactAACTCATCTTATTACCATGGATCTACATCAGAAGGAAATTCAGGGTTTCTTCAATATTCCAGTTGATAACTTGAGAGCATCTCCATTTTTACTCCAGTACATCCAAGAAGAG ATACCAGACTACAGGAATGCTGTAATTGTGGCCAAATCTCCTGCATCTGCAAAGAG GGCACAGTCGTTCGCCGAGCGCCTGCGGTTGGGCATCGCCGTGATCCACGGGGAAGCTCAGGATGCTGAGTCTGACATGGTGGATGGCCGGCACTCCCCTCCCACGGCCAAGTACGTGGCTGCCATCCACCCCAGCCTGGAGATCCCCA TGCTGATTCCCAAGGAAAAGCCACCCATCACAGTTGTTGGAGATGTAGGAGGAAGAATAGCTATCATTGTG GATGACATCATCGATGACGTTGACACCTTTCTGGCTGCAGCTGAGACCCTCAAGGAGAGAGGGGCCTACAAGATCTTTGTCATGGCCACCCATGGCCTGCTGTCCTCAGATGCTCCCCGGCTGATCGAGGAGTCTGCCATCGATGAG GTGGTTGTTACAAACACAATTCCACATGAAATACAAAAACTTCAGTGCCCTAAAATCAAGACTGTGGATATCAGCATGATCCTGTCAGAAGCCATTCGCAGGATCCACAATGGGGAGTCCATGTCCTACCTTTTCAGGAATATAGGAGTGGATGATTAA